The following coding sequences are from one Gossypium hirsutum isolate 1008001.06 chromosome A12, Gossypium_hirsutum_v2.1, whole genome shotgun sequence window:
- the LOC107934787 gene encoding transcription factor TCP12, which translates to MSHLLSQAQQQILGSSSNTAPPDSEINAAPPIKETKKVPPNRKRSSNNGAKQGIPRKRTGKKDRHSKIYTAHGPRDRRMRLSLQIARKFFDLQDMLGFDKASKTIEWLFSKSKAAIKELTENLPALKHRCSEGGKSVSSTSESEVVSAAKECQDNMGDRQGVIASGEAMRSTTTGRVTKERKSRKVSINHIVARESRDKARARARERTREKMRMRDLEKTNKCSDESNPNELEELQSSSPLEIGENSGPSTETNYSLKVVTEKPHRNTADSNSIEHQMDFVSTIEKFLGITRSSAMFNYSNNIADSREENSAENCPVFSGNWGMNNERIHYSYCAMTNIKDSTGITQEQNPSIIFMTDPNEQEQKFSSSFMSNSNTQAENSTTNLIANSYAKMMNHNSDLTNPSNAHEGRNPTSILMSSSHIGLHSDYHENPAVASKFHHFYL; encoded by the coding sequence ATGAGTCACCTTTTATCCCAAGCACAGCAACAAATCTTGGGGTCCAGTAGCAACACGGCACCACCGGATTCCGAGATTAATGCAGCTCCTCCAATAAAGGAAACCAAAAAGGTGCCGCCCAACCGGAAGAGAAGTAGTAACAACGGTGCAAAGCAGGGGATTCCTCGAAAGAGAACCGGAAAGAAAGACAGGCACAGCAAGATCTATACAGCTCATGGTCCAAGAGATCGGCGAATGAGATTGTCACTTCAAATTGCCCGTAAGTTTTTTGATCTTCAGGACATGCTAGGCTTCGACAAAGCAAGCAAAACTATTGAATGGCTCTTCTCTAAATCCAAGGCTGCTATCAAGGAACTCACGGAAAACCTCCCAGCACTAAAGCACAGATGCAGTGAGGGAGGAAAGAGCGTGTCATCTACCTCTGAAAGCGAAGTAGTGTCGGCAGCCAAAGAGTGTCAAGACAATATGGGAGACCGGCAAGGTGTTATAGCAAGTGGAGAAGCCATGAGAAGTACGACTACAGGTAGAGTGACAAAGGAAAGAAAATCACGTAAAGTTTCAATCAATCATATTGTTGCAAGAGAATCCAGGGACAAGGCAAGAGCAAGAGCAAGGGAGAGAACAAGAGAGAAAATGAGGATGAGAGATCttgaaaaaacaaataaatgttcAGATGAGTCCAACCCTAATGAATTGGAAGAATTGCAGTCCTCGAGTCCTCTTGAAATTGGCGAAAATTCGGGCCCCTCTACTGAAACAAACTATAGTCTCAAGGTTGTGACAGAAAAACCCCACCGTAATACTGCGGACTCGAACTCGATAGAACATCAAATGGATTTTGTAAGCACCATTGAGAAATTCCTGGGCATCACAAGATCGTCAGCCATGTTTAATTACTCAAACAACATTGCAGACTCAAGGGAAGAAAACTCAGCGGAAAACTGTCCAGTTTTTTCAGGAAATTGGGGCATGAACAATGAGAGGATCCATTACAGTTACTGTGCGATGACAAACATCAAGGATTCAACAGGTATTACCCAAGAACAAAACCCTAGTATAATTTTCATGACGGACCCTAATGAGCAAGAGCAAAAGTTTAGTTCAAGTTTTATGTCCAACTCAAATACCCAAGCGGAAAATTCCACCACCAATCTCATTGCCAACTCATATGCAAAAATGATGAACCATAATTCAGACTTGACGAACCCCTCAAATGCCCATGAAGGAAGAAACCCTACTTCAATTCTCATGTCCTCCTCGCACATTGGCTTGCATTCAGATTACCACGAAAATCCCGCTGTTGCCAGCAAATTCCACCATTTTTACTTATGA